GGGTGGTGCCGTTGTACGTCCTGGACCCGGCGTTGGCCGGACTGTCGCCCAACCGCACCCGCTTCCTGCACCAGAGTCTCGCCGACCTGCGCGACGCGCTGCGGCGGCTCGGCGGCGACCTGGTGCTGCGGCACGGCGACCCGGTGGCCGAGACGGTCCGGCTGGCCGGGGAGGTGGGCGCCGAGGCGGTGGCGCTCTCGGCCGACGTCTCCCGGTACGCCACCCGGCGGGCCGACCGGCTGCGCGCCGAGTGCGACCGGCACCGGTTGCACCTGCGCTTCTTCCCGGGTCTGACGGTGGTGGAGCCGGGGGCCACGACGCCGAGCAGCGGCGACCACTACCGGGTGTTCAGCCCGTACCACCGGGCCTGGAGCGGGCAGCGGTGGCGCGACGAACTGGCCGCGCCGTCCCGGGTGTCGCTGCCGGGCGGGGTTTCGGTGGGCCGCCTGCCGGCGCTGCCCGACGGCGAGTCACCGGACGCGGCGGTGGGTGGCGAGACGGAGGCGCGGAGTCGCCTCGACCGGTGGATGCCGCACCTGGCCGAGTACGGCGACCGGCACGACGACATGGCCGGTGACGCGACCTCCCGGATCAGCCCCTACCTGCGGTTCGGCTGCGTGTCGCCGCTGACCGTGGCGAACCGGGCCGGCGACCCCGCGTCGCCCTTCGTCCGCCAGGTCTGTTGGCGGGACTTCTACTACCAGGTCACCGCCGCCTTTCCGGACATCTCCCGGAAGGTCTACCGGCGTGGCGCCACCGAGCAGTGGCGGTACGACGACGGCGCGGTCGCGGACTGGACGGTGGGCCGCACCGGCGTACCGATCGTGGACGCCGGGATGCGGCAGTTGCGGGCGGAGGGCTGGCTGCACAACCGGGCCCGCCTGATCACCGCCGGCTACCTGACCAAGTCGCTCGGCCTGGACTGGCGCGCCGGACTGGCGTTCTACTTCCGGTGGCTGCTCGACGGGGACGTGGCCAACAACTCGGGCAACTGGCAGTGGGTGGCCGGCACCGGCAACGACACCAGGCCGTACCGGGGGTTCAACCCGATCCGGCAGGCCGAACGGTACGACCCGGAGGGCGCGTACGTGCGGCGCTGGGTGCCGGAACTGGCGGCGGTGTCCGGCAAGGCGGTGCACCAGCCGTGGCGGCTGCCCGAGGCGCTCCGCCGGAGCCTGGACTACCCGCCGCCCACGGCGGCGCGCGGGGTCGATCCGGTCTGGCTGCGCTGAGACGGTCCGCGTGGCCGGGTGGTCGGCGGGCGGACGGTGCGCGATGCTGACGGCATGGCGGAGCCGGAAGTGGTGGACGTGGTCGTGCTCGGGCTCGGTGTCGGCGGCGAGGAGGTGGCCGGGCGACTCGCCGAGGCCGGTCTCACCGTGGTCGGCATCGATCGGAACCTGGTGGGTGGGGAGTGCCCGTACTGGGGCTGCATCCCGAGCAAGATGATGATCCGGGCGGCGAACGCGCTGGCCGAGGCGCGGCGGGTCGACGGGCTGGCCGGCACCGCCGAGGTCCGGCCGGACTGGGCGCCGGTGGCGCAACGGATCCGCCAGGAGGCCACCGACGACTGGGACGACCGGGCCGCCGTGGAGCGGTTCACCGGCAAGGGCGGACGCTTCGTCCGGGGCAGTGGCCGCCTCGACGGACCGGGGCGGGTGCGCGTCGGCGACCAGGTCTTCCAGGCCCGGCACGGGATCGTGCTGGGCACCGGCACCGCGCCGTCGGTGCCGCCGATCGACGGGTTGGCCGGTACGCCGTACTGGACGAACCGGGAGGCCGTCGAGGTCGAGGAGCTGCCCGAGTCGGTGCTGGTGCTGGGCGGCGGGGCGATCGGCCTGGAGTTGTCCCAGGTGTTCGCCCGCTTCGGCGTACGCGTCACCGTGGTCGAGGCGTTCGACCGGGTGCTCGCGGTGGAGGAGCCGGAGGCGTCCGAGGTGGCCGCCGCCGCGCTGCGCGCCGACGGGGTCGAGATCCACACCGGGGTACGCGCGACCCGGGTCACGCACGGCCCGGACGGGTTCACCCTGCACGGCGCGGACGGCGCGGAGTTCACCGCCGAACGGCTGCTGGTGGTGACCGGCCGCCGCGCCCACCTCGACGAGTTGGGGCTGGACACGGTGGGTGTCGACGCGAGCCGGCGGTACCTGGCCGTGGACGACCGGCTGCACGTGACCGACGGGATCTGGGCGGTCGGCGACGTGACCGGCGAGGGCGCCTTCACCCACATCGCCATGTACCAGGCGTCCATCGTGGTCGCCGACCTGCTCGACCACGTGCGGCGGACGGACGGCGGCGCGGATCCGAGTGGCACCTCCAGTGTGGTCGGTGGCGCGGTCGGCGTGGCCGGCTCGTTGGCGGCCACCGGGTCGAGCGGCGGGGCCGGGTCGGTGCCCCGCGCCGACTACCGGGCCCTGCCCCGGGTGACCTTCACCGACCCGGAGATCGGCGCGGTCGGCCTCACCGAGCAGCAGGCCCGGGAACGCGGCGTCAACGTGCAGGTCGGTTTCACCCCACTCGCCTCGTCCACCCGGGGCTGGATCCACCGCACCGAGGGGGCCGGGTTCATCAAGGTGGTCGCCGACGCCGACCAGGGGGTGCTGGTCGGCGCCACCTCGGCCGGTCCGGCCGGCGGCGAGGTCCTCTCCGGTCTGGCGGTGGCGGTGCACGCGGCGGTGCCGGTGGCGCAGCTCCGGCACATGATCTACGCGTACCCGACCTTCCACCGTGCGGTGTCCGAGGCGTTGCGTGATCTGAGTTCGTGATCTGACGTCACCCGTCAGTCCGCGACAAGTGGCTGTTCTGTTTTTGCAGTCTCAGGACGTAGGATTGCGGCCGTGACGAAACGGTTGACCGAGGTGGCCCGCAAGGCGGGCGTCAGCGAAGCCACCGTGAGTCGGGTGCTCAACGGCCGCGGTGGCGTGGCCGAGGCGACCCGGACCGCGGTGCTCACCGCCCTGGACGTGCTCGGCTACGAGCGCCCGAGCAAGCTGCGTGGCGAACGGGCCCGGCTGGTGGGCCTGGTGCTGCCCGAGTTGCAGAACCCGATCTTCCCGGCGCTCGCCGAGGTGGTCACCGGTTCGTTGGCGCAACGCGGGTTCACCCCCGCGCTCTGTGCCCGGACGATCGGCGGGGTCTCCGAGTCGGCGTACGTGGAGATGCTCCTCGACCACCAGGTCTCCGGGGTCATCTTCGCCGGTGGCTCGTACGCGTTGGCCGACGCCTCGCACGAGCACTACCGCCGGCTGACCGATCGGGGCCTGCCGGTGGTGCTGGTCAACGCCGGCGTCGACGAGTTGGGCTTCCCCCGCGTCTCCACCGACGACGCGGTGGCGGTGGAGCAGGCGTACGGCCACCTGCGCTCGCTCGGGCACGAGCGGATCGGCCTGGTGCTCGGCCCGGAGGACCACGTGCCGTCGCGACGCAAGCTGGACGCCCTGGGGCGGGTCGCCGGCTGGGCCGACGACACCGAGTTCGTCGCGCGGTCCAGCTTCTCCATGGAGGGCGCCCGGGTCGCCGCGAGCAAACTGGTCGACCGTGGCGTGACCGGGGTGATCTGTGCCAGCGACGTGCTGGCCCTGGGCGCGATCCGCGCGGTCCGTCGGCTCGGCCGCTCGGTGCCGGGTGACGTCTCGGTGGTCGGCTTCGACGACTCCGCGTTCATGACCTGCACCGACCCGCCGCTGACCACGGTGCGCCAGCCGATCGAGACCATGGGGCAGGCCGCCGTGGACCTGCTGGTGACCCAGATCGAGGGTGGCGGCGTGTTCACCGACGAACTGCTCTTCGAGCCGGAGCTGGTGGTGCGCGGGTCGACCGCGCCCGCGCCCGGCCGCTGATCCCGCCCGCCGTCCCGGTTCGTCGGTCCCGGCCGACACCTGCCCTTCGCTGACCCCCATCCCGCGCGACCCGAGAGGCCGCCGACCGCTGCTCGCGGTCGGCGGCCTTCGTCGTGATCCCGAGCGAGGCCCATGTCTTTGTCTCTCGGCATAGTGTCGCTAAATTTCATCATCAGATCGAAACCTTGCTGAGAAGAGTCGCCCTCGCTACAGTGACTCCACTCACACCCGGCCCCCGGTCAGTCACACGGGGTCAGGACACCGATCAGCAGCAGGCATCGCGGCGGTGGCGATCACCGCGGTTCAGCGAACTTCACGGCGACACTTCGTTTTCCCGAAGGGATGGACAGATGTCCGTACCGCAGTACCGGAAGGCTGCGGCGTTGGCGCTCGTGGCCGGGCTCAGCCTCACGGCGTGCTCCACCAAGAGCGGCGACACCAGCGACGACGCGAGCGGCAAGGTCACCATCACCGTCGACTGCCAGCCGGTCGGCGCGCAGAAGGAGCTGCTCCAGAACTGGAACGAGGACGTCGCCGAGTTCCAGCGGCAGAACCCCGACATCGTGGTCAAGAGCGTCAGCGTCGGCGAGCAGTGCAACAACCCGCCGGACTTCACCGCCCGCCTGGCCGGCGGCACGGTGACCGACGTGTTCTACGGGTACATGACCGATCTCCAGCAGGTGCTCGACTCCGGCCAGGCGATGGACATCACCGAGTACGCCACCGCCGAGACGGTCCCGACCTGGGACAGCGTCGACCCGGCGCTCAAGGAGGTCTTCACCGACGGGGGGAGGCTCTACGCCGTACCGGTGAAGAACTACTCGATGGGCCTGGTCTACAACAAGGTGCTGTTCCAGCAGGCCGGGCTCGACGTGAACAACCCGCCGAAGACATGGGGCGAGGTCCGGGAGGCGGCCAGGAAGATCTCCGCGCTGGGCAGCGGGATCGCCGGCTACGCCGAGTACAGCGCCGGCAACACCGGCGGTTGGCACTTCACCGCGTTGCTCTACTCCCAGGGCGGCCAGGTGCTGACCGAGGACGGCGGCAAGGCCGCCTTCAACAGCCCGCAGGGCCGCCAGGTCCTGCAGAACCTCAAGGACATGCGGTACGGCGACGACAGCATGGGCGACCGTCAGCTGCTCCAGTGGGGTGACCTGTTGACCAACGCCGGTGCGGGCAAGGTCGGCATGTTCGTCGGCGCACCCGACACCACCCAGGCGATCGTCAGCCAGTTCCAGGGCAAGTTCGAGGACTGGGCGATGGCACCGCTGCCCGGCCAGGACGGCAGGGCGTCGGGCACGCTCGGCGGCGGCGAGGGTTACTTCTTCAAGAAGGACCTCACCCCGGAGCAGGTCGAAGCCGGTCTCAAGTGGATCGCTTACCAGAAGCTGACGCCGGGCAAGGGGCAGCTCGACTACGCCCGGGCCAAGCCGCAGAACTACCCGGTCGGTCTGCCGCAGCCGCTGCTGTTCAGCAACGGCAGCGACGCCCAGAAGCAGGAACTCGACCTGCGGAAGGCGAACGCGAACGTGGACACCGCGAACTTCGCCCTCTTCGAGGCGAACCCGGTCCCGATCAAGGGCGAGCCGCGCAACGCACAGGCGATCTACGCCGTCCTGGACGCCGCGATGTCCGGGGTGCTCACCAACCGCAACGCCGACATCGACGCGCTGCTCAAGACGGCCGAGGAGAAGGTCAACCAACTCCTCGCCGCGCAGGGCTGACCCGCACGGGTGGGGACCGGCCCGCCGGCCCCCACCCGCACCACCGCCGTACCACCCAGGTCGTCCCACCCCACCAGGAGTTGCCTTGGCGATCACCGCTGCCCCGGCCGCCACCCGAGCCCCGGGGCGAACCCCCTCACCGGCCCCGGCCGGGCCGCCTCGGTCCAGCCTCGGCCGCAAGGTCCGGGACAACCTCACCGGGCACGCGTTCCTGATCGGTGCGGTGCTCTGCTTCGCGGTCTTCTCCTGGTACCCGATGGTCCGGGGCGTGGTGATGAGCTTCCAGCGCACCCGGCGCGGCGAGACCACCTGGGTCGGCTGGGACAACTACCTGCGCATCCTCGACGACCCCAGCTTCGCCACGGCCTGGCAGAACACCTTCTACTTCACCGGTCTCGCGCTCGTCCTCGGGTACGCGGTGCCGTTCTTCGTGGCGATCCTGCTCAACGAGTTCCGGCACGCCCGGGGATATCTGCGGATCCTGGTCTACCTGCCGGTGATGCTGCCCCCCGCCTCGGCCCTGTTCCTGTTCAAGTTCTACGCGTACGACCCCGGCGACGCCGGTCTGTTCAACGCGATCCTCAAGGGACTGGGCCTGCCCACCTCGCAGTGGATGCAGTCCCCGGAGATGACCGTGCCGGCCATGGTCATCGCGTCGACCTGGATGAACATGGGCAGCGCGGTGCTGATCTATCTGGCCGCCCTGCAGAACATCCCCGGTGAGCTGTACGAGGCCGCCGAACTCGACGGCGCGGGGATCTGGCGACGCATCCGGCACGTCACCATCCCGCAGACCCGGCTGATCCTCGCCCTGCTGGCGATGCTCCAGATCGTCGCCACCATGCAGCTCTTCATCGAGCCGCTGATCCTGGCCAACGGCGCGGGCGCGGAGGACTCGGCGACCTCGGTCGCGTACCTCATCTATCAGCACGGGTTCTTCCAGAACGACCTCAACGGTGCCGCCGCACTCGGCGTGATCATGCTCGTCGTGCTGGCCGGCTTCTCCGCCGTCTACCTGCGGCTGACCGCGAAACAGGACTAGGACACCGACGCCATGGCACAGGACTCCGGCACCCGTACCCTCATCTCGCAGGCGCAGCTCCGGCGCGGCCCCGGCCGGGCGATCTACTGGACGTTGCTCGTCGTCGTGGTCGTCGGCTTCACGCTGGTCTTCCTCGGGCCGCTGTACTGGATGGTCACCGGTGCGCTCAAGTCCGGTCAGGAGATCGCGCAGACCCCGCCGTCGCTGTTCCCGCAGGACCCGCAGTGGCGCAACTACGTCGACGCGTGGCACCACCTGGCCCTGGCCAAGCTGCTGTTCAACACGTTCTACTACGCGGCCGGCGCGGTGCTGTTCCAGCTCGTCTTCGACACCGCCGCGGCGTACTCGCTGTCGAAGCTGCGGCCGGTGCTCGGCTCCGCGATCCTCGGCCTGATGCTGGCCACGCTGATGATCCCGGCGATGGTCCTGATCGTCCCGCAGTACGTGACCGTGATCGACCTGCCGATCCTGAACGTCAGCCTGCTCGACTCGCCGTTCGCGATCTGGCTGCCGCTGGTCGCCAACGCCTTCAACATCTTCCTGCTCAAGCGGTTCTTCGACTCGATCCCGGAGGACCTGATGTCGGCCGCCCTGATGGACGGGGCGACGCCGCTGCGCACCCTCTGGTCGATCGTCCTGCCGATGTCCCGCCCGATCCTCGGCGTGGTCTCGATCTTCGCGGTGACCGCGGTCTGGAAGGACTTCCTCTGGCCGAAGCTGGTGATGCCCTCGCCGGAGACCCGGACGGTCAGCGTCGGCATCTACGCCTTCGCCGGCGGTACGCCGATGAACGTGGTGATCGCCGCCTCGGTGATCGCCGCGATACCGACGGTGGTCATCTTCCTGATCTTCCAACGGAACATCATGTCCGGCCTGACCACCGGCGGACTCAAGGGCTAGCCCCCAAACGCAGAAAGCAGGTGCTCGTGTCCCCAGCAGACAGCGGTCCGTGGTGGCGAGGCGCGGTGATCTACCAGGTGTACCCCCGGAGCTTCGCCGACGGCAACGGTGACGGCATCGGCGACGTGGCCGGCATCCGCTCCCGGCTGGGCTACCTCGCCACGCTCGGGGTCGACGCGATCTGGTTCAGCCCCTGGTATCCCTCGCCGATGGCCGACGCCGGCTACGACGTGGCCGACTACCGCGACATCGACCCGGTCTTCGGCACGCTGGGCGAGGTGGAGGCGTTGATCGCCGAGGCGCACGCGGTCGGTATCCGGACCATCGTCGACGTGGTGCCGAACCACTGCTCCGACGCGCATCCCTGGTTCCGGGCCGCGCTGGCCGGGGGGCCGGACGCCCCCGAGCGGGAGCTGTTCTGGTTCCGCCCGGGACGAGGCCCCGACGGTGACCAGCGCCCCACCGACTGGGTCGGCGAGTTCGGCGGCCCCACCTGGACCCGGACCACAGACCCGGACGGTCGTCCCGGTGACTGGTACCTGCACCTGTTCGCTCCGGAGCAGCCGGACTTCAACTGGGACCACCCCCAGGTCCGCGCCGAGTTCGAGGACGTCCTGCGCTTCTGGTTCGACCGGGGAGTGGACGGCATCCGGATCGACTCCGCCGGACTGCTGGTCAAG
Above is a window of Verrucosispora sp. NA02020 DNA encoding:
- a CDS encoding deoxyribodipyrimidine photo-lyase; translation: MSVRTAVVLFTRDLRVHDHPALATTCAAFDRVVPLYVLDPALAGLSPNRTRFLHQSLADLRDALRRLGGDLVLRHGDPVAETVRLAGEVGAEAVALSADVSRYATRRADRLRAECDRHRLHLRFFPGLTVVEPGATTPSSGDHYRVFSPYHRAWSGQRWRDELAAPSRVSLPGGVSVGRLPALPDGESPDAAVGGETEARSRLDRWMPHLAEYGDRHDDMAGDATSRISPYLRFGCVSPLTVANRAGDPASPFVRQVCWRDFYYQVTAAFPDISRKVYRRGATEQWRYDDGAVADWTVGRTGVPIVDAGMRQLRAEGWLHNRARLITAGYLTKSLGLDWRAGLAFYFRWLLDGDVANNSGNWQWVAGTGNDTRPYRGFNPIRQAERYDPEGAYVRRWVPELAAVSGKAVHQPWRLPEALRRSLDYPPPTAARGVDPVWLR
- a CDS encoding NAD(P)/FAD-dependent oxidoreductase, which translates into the protein MAEPEVVDVVVLGLGVGGEEVAGRLAEAGLTVVGIDRNLVGGECPYWGCIPSKMMIRAANALAEARRVDGLAGTAEVRPDWAPVAQRIRQEATDDWDDRAAVERFTGKGGRFVRGSGRLDGPGRVRVGDQVFQARHGIVLGTGTAPSVPPIDGLAGTPYWTNREAVEVEELPESVLVLGGGAIGLELSQVFARFGVRVTVVEAFDRVLAVEEPEASEVAAAALRADGVEIHTGVRATRVTHGPDGFTLHGADGAEFTAERLLVVTGRRAHLDELGLDTVGVDASRRYLAVDDRLHVTDGIWAVGDVTGEGAFTHIAMYQASIVVADLLDHVRRTDGGADPSGTSSVVGGAVGVAGSLAATGSSGGAGSVPRADYRALPRVTFTDPEIGAVGLTEQQARERGVNVQVGFTPLASSTRGWIHRTEGAGFIKVVADADQGVLVGATSAGPAGGEVLSGLAVAVHAAVPVAQLRHMIYAYPTFHRAVSEALRDLSS
- a CDS encoding LacI family DNA-binding transcriptional regulator translates to MTKRLTEVARKAGVSEATVSRVLNGRGGVAEATRTAVLTALDVLGYERPSKLRGERARLVGLVLPELQNPIFPALAEVVTGSLAQRGFTPALCARTIGGVSESAYVEMLLDHQVSGVIFAGGSYALADASHEHYRRLTDRGLPVVLVNAGVDELGFPRVSTDDAVAVEQAYGHLRSLGHERIGLVLGPEDHVPSRRKLDALGRVAGWADDTEFVARSSFSMEGARVAASKLVDRGVTGVICASDVLALGAIRAVRRLGRSVPGDVSVVGFDDSAFMTCTDPPLTTVRQPIETMGQAAVDLLVTQIEGGGVFTDELLFEPELVVRGSTAPAPGR
- a CDS encoding ABC transporter substrate-binding protein; translated protein: MSVPQYRKAAALALVAGLSLTACSTKSGDTSDDASGKVTITVDCQPVGAQKELLQNWNEDVAEFQRQNPDIVVKSVSVGEQCNNPPDFTARLAGGTVTDVFYGYMTDLQQVLDSGQAMDITEYATAETVPTWDSVDPALKEVFTDGGRLYAVPVKNYSMGLVYNKVLFQQAGLDVNNPPKTWGEVREAARKISALGSGIAGYAEYSAGNTGGWHFTALLYSQGGQVLTEDGGKAAFNSPQGRQVLQNLKDMRYGDDSMGDRQLLQWGDLLTNAGAGKVGMFVGAPDTTQAIVSQFQGKFEDWAMAPLPGQDGRASGTLGGGEGYFFKKDLTPEQVEAGLKWIAYQKLTPGKGQLDYARAKPQNYPVGLPQPLLFSNGSDAQKQELDLRKANANVDTANFALFEANPVPIKGEPRNAQAIYAVLDAAMSGVLTNRNADIDALLKTAEEKVNQLLAAQG
- a CDS encoding carbohydrate ABC transporter permease; this translates as MAITAAPAATRAPGRTPSPAPAGPPRSSLGRKVRDNLTGHAFLIGAVLCFAVFSWYPMVRGVVMSFQRTRRGETTWVGWDNYLRILDDPSFATAWQNTFYFTGLALVLGYAVPFFVAILLNEFRHARGYLRILVYLPVMLPPASALFLFKFYAYDPGDAGLFNAILKGLGLPTSQWMQSPEMTVPAMVIASTWMNMGSAVLIYLAALQNIPGELYEAAELDGAGIWRRIRHVTIPQTRLILALLAMLQIVATMQLFIEPLILANGAGAEDSATSVAYLIYQHGFFQNDLNGAAALGVIMLVVLAGFSAVYLRLTAKQD
- a CDS encoding carbohydrate ABC transporter permease → MAQDSGTRTLISQAQLRRGPGRAIYWTLLVVVVVGFTLVFLGPLYWMVTGALKSGQEIAQTPPSLFPQDPQWRNYVDAWHHLALAKLLFNTFYYAAGAVLFQLVFDTAAAYSLSKLRPVLGSAILGLMLATLMIPAMVLIVPQYVTVIDLPILNVSLLDSPFAIWLPLVANAFNIFLLKRFFDSIPEDLMSAALMDGATPLRTLWSIVLPMSRPILGVVSIFAVTAVWKDFLWPKLVMPSPETRTVSVGIYAFAGGTPMNVVIAASVIAAIPTVVIFLIFQRNIMSGLTTGGLKG